The Ooceraea biroi isolate clonal line C1 chromosome 1, Obir_v5.4, whole genome shotgun sequence genome has a window encoding:
- the LOC105278511 gene encoding uncharacterized protein LOC105278511 isoform X1 has translation MADEETRSLLQEWGIDAACIQRFQEHGITKEIMKDLTDDLLKEIIPCVGPRITFMKKWKTHIAMKKRNENIEESDSESISTDENSDDASQYLRKVNKQKCFIDKRTYERALRPNVKEIITSTEQGRVIVRAYKNQPLSRQARNDIIEIVIDSIINNVKGRLNSDDFYV, from the exons ATGGCAGATGAAGAAACTCGAAGCCTTCTTCAGGAATGGGGAATAGATGCAGCGTGTATTCAGCGTTTTCAAG aacATGgaataacaaaagaaataatgaaagatTTAACGGACGATTtattgaaagaaattataCCATGTGTCGGACCGAGGATaacttttatgaaaaagtGGAAGACACATATCGcaatgaaaaaacgaaat gaaaatattgaagaatCCGATTCGGAAAGTATATCTACTGACGAGAATAGCGATGATGCTTCGCAATATTTACGAAAAGTGAATAAGCAAAAGTGCTTTATTGACAAAAGGACTTATGAACGCGCGTTACGTCCTAATGTGAAGGAAATAATAACTTCTACTGAACAAGGACGTGTAATTGTACGAGCGTATAAAAATCAACCTCTTTCACGCCAAGCTCGAAATGATATTATCGAGATCGTAATTGATTCGATAATAAACAACGTAAAAGG ACGTCTGAATAGTGATGACTTTTATGTATGA
- the LOC105278510 gene encoding uncharacterized protein LOC105278510: MRVNEILDILSKDVDDGTKAIAQLCLLSYMIPPKGRIRTSKGHWKSSMSESEESLVAHVKVAAHVASVRESRVNVMNLQKLTVQPYIIVVGPTLDNIKAYFVSIDSILYSVPTAFEAIDVCFKSFHVFAATYPPASEHIWYLIQRELYNFSTKFDRPIGYIIEIMTALRAIGETEEI, translated from the exons atgcgcgtaaatgaaatattggatattttatcgaaagaCGTTGATGATG GCACTAAGGCAATTGCACAATTATGTTTGCTATCGTACATGATTCCACCAAAAGGTAGAATTCGCACTAGTAAGGGTCACTGGAAATCTTCTATGTCTGAATCGGAAGAAAGTCTTGTTGCACATGTCAag gtCGCTGCTCATGTTGCTAGTGTCCGTGAAAGTCGTGTTAATGTGATGAATTTACAGAAGTTGACAGTGCAACCATATATTATTGTCGTAGGACCAACTCTCGACAACATTAAAGCATATTTCGTTTCCATCGACTCAATTTTATACAGTGTACCAACAGCTTTTGAAGCTATTGATGTTTGTTTCAAATCATTTCACGTCTTCGCAGCGACTTACCCTCCGGCAAGTGAACATATATGGTATTTAATTCAACGTGAACTCTATAATTTTTCGACAAAATTTGATCGACCTATCggatatataatagaaataatgacTGCGTTGCGTGCTATTGGAGAAACAGAAGAAATTTGA
- the LOC105278511 gene encoding uncharacterized protein LOC105278511 isoform X2 — MQRVFSVFKENIEESDSESISTDENSDDASQYLRKVNKQKCFIDKRTYERALRPNVKEIITSTEQGRVIVRAYKNQPLSRQARNDIIEIVIDSIINNVKGRLNSDDFYV; from the exons ATGCAGCGTGTATTCAGCGTTTTCAAG gaaaatattgaagaatCCGATTCGGAAAGTATATCTACTGACGAGAATAGCGATGATGCTTCGCAATATTTACGAAAAGTGAATAAGCAAAAGTGCTTTATTGACAAAAGGACTTATGAACGCGCGTTACGTCCTAATGTGAAGGAAATAATAACTTCTACTGAACAAGGACGTGTAATTGTACGAGCGTATAAAAATCAACCTCTTTCACGCCAAGCTCGAAATGATATTATCGAGATCGTAATTGATTCGATAATAAACAACGTAAAAGG ACGTCTGAATAGTGATGACTTTTATGTATGA